The following DNA comes from Coregonus clupeaformis isolate EN_2021a unplaced genomic scaffold, ASM2061545v1 scaf0165, whole genome shotgun sequence.
AACACATTTATGTAGACGAACACAATGGTACAGCATTGGACAGAGCAGAATGGATGATCTTCCACTTTCCCATAGCCTCTCGGAGTATAGGCCCAGGTGTGCATTAGTAGTAGCTATAAATTCAATTGCTGTCCCCCTTTTGTATTCTAACCAGAATATGATGCATTGAACTGGACTGTAGTGTTATTCTGTGAGAGGTTTTGCTCTCAACAGGGGCAGTATAGGTCAAACATGCTAGCTCAGGGACACAGAGCTGAATCCAATAGCCTTTACTCAGTCTTCTGTTAGGAGACCAACTCCCATCAGTCACACAACTactccctcaacacacacactctgcagagGCACTGGTGGCCTGTATCCCCCTGGCCAGCTACCTGAGCAGCGGGTTCTCGATGATCCGGAGTTTGCgcttcagggcctccatctgctcGTACATCCTCAGGCCATCCACCATGGACACGTTGTCCAGCTCCGACTCAGAGTCGCTGCTGATGCCGTTCCGCAGGCTAGAAAACTCCTGGAACTTCTGAGAGCAGCGTTCCAAAAGAGAGTGATACTCTGCCACAAGTCCAGCAGGCACCCGATCCTCCAGAATATCATAAAACCTGCAGGATTGACACAGCCACAGAGGGAGAAATACTTATTTTGTTTTCCTTTTTTAAAACACAATCGCATTATGAGGTGTCTTGAAGGACTGTTGGGAACAAACTGTTCAGCAACATTGAGGGCAACAAGAGGTTTAAGGTGGGGTAACTCTAGAGGAGAAGCTCAGAGCACAACATTGTTTGTTTGATGGCGTTGTCCGTCATTTGAAAATGTTCTTAACCATTATTTGGAGAAAGAAAAATACAGGTGAACATCAAGATTCTGAACAAGGGGGGTCTCCATTCTATCTAAAAATCCGGTCTTGATTGGGTTACAAAGACTATTTCTTTGTCTAGCAGATTAATGTTCTTAACCATTATTTGGTCCCGTGTgaatcagttggtagagcatggggctcgcaacgccagggttgtgggttcgattcccacgggggaccagtatgaaaaatgtacgcactcactactgtaagtcactctggataagagcatctgctaaaatgactcaaatgtataaaatatataaaagcAAATCGTGGACATAGTGTCCTTGTTATAAAATAGCAGCTGATTGGTCCCACAATAATAAGCTTTAGGTTTTCTGCTGAAGCCAATAAGATATCTTAACCCTCATCTCCACCCGTAAATATCCAACCATAAAAATATTATATAGGAGACGCCACAGCATGCTCACAAACCCCAGGTAcacactgccatctagtggccaagtAATAATCTGCACCCTCTCACTGCAACAGCCTTCCAGCTCCAACCATTAGACATGGAGCTTGCTCAAGTGTGCCTGAACTGCACTGATTTGCAATGCTCTACAGGTTCCTATGCCATATGGCCGTTTTGATAGCGGCATAAAATAATGGGTTCAACCTAGCCGTGTCATTGGCAGATCTCAACCAATACAGCCTAAATGAGAATGTGCCAATCTAGCCCACACACTGACTAATCTTCCCATTCCCCCCACTATCACCCTTCTACACGCACAGCCTGAGGCGGGGCTCCACACATCTGACGAAGTAGTCAAAGTCATCATCCTCGTCCTCGTCGTCCCACTTTCTCCAGATGTGTTTGTAGAAAAACCTGAGAAGAAAAGGTTTGAGACAGTTCAGACAAGAGATTTCTCAGCACAGAAGCAGAACCATTTGTTCCAGTGTATTATCTCCCTTCAGGGTATTTCTCAGTGTATGTGTTTCACCATGAAATTTGAACATACCATTCTGTTATTTAATATCACATAAGAACTAGTCCACATATTTTTTTCTGCCGCTGTAATGTGACGGGTGATGTCGGTTCTGTCTTATCTGTCATGTCCATTGACATTATTTTGAGTGTTTTTGTCATATAATAGCTGAGAAAATGTGTTTGCAGTGCATGGAAGTAGTTGAGTCAGCtgataaagaaaataaaaaaggggCCAACCAGCAGAGTGAAGCCGTTTTGAGCATTTTTATTGTGTGCATCTCATCTGATCCCCGGTGGTATCCATGGAGACACAGGATGCAACTGCCAGTAACCAGCCGGCCAGACGGAAAGAGAGCctagcagtgctagctagctacgtctATGAGAGGCAATGCCAACAACAGGTCGGCGGGGGGGCGGGTGAGTGAGGCAGAGGCTCCATACGAATCTCCATAATGCTGCTGTGTAAACTTTATGAACTCCCACCATCAATGCGGGTGGCGAGTCTGCATGATCAAGATTCTGAGACGTAGCTACCAACATTGCCCATTCAGAACTCTGCTGGGAAAGTCCTGCTCTATATTGCACTCACAGATGTTTCTGATGTTATTACTGTACTGTCATATTTGTAGGTGGAACAACAGGCTAAAGTTTCTGGTAAGACTATTTGTGCCTAGTGGGTCTACTTTGTTTATGTCGTTGTTGTTTTAAAGGTGCACTATACAgcaatcgctctgccatttcctggttgctaaaattctaatagtttgcctaaattcagtttatgtgacaaaacaagcaagtatagtataGATAATCATTgcaccatctaaaccactgtgaaatatattttccataaccacaaatattgtattttcaggtgTTTAAAGCTGGTGTACCAACCTGAAAGTAAAagacttaagaatgggaagcatagaaatattgcacatagaacagatctaccgcctCTTAGACTTGCGTTCAATGAGAATGAAAGATCTATAACTCCCATTTCTATGTGATTTTGGCCAGGTCGCCCAAAAacgtacatattgcagctttaaccacTCCAAAAAAGAAGTTCCCTCACAGGAAAAATAAAGTTATTCTAAAGTTCTATCAAGCGGACCAAAAGACAAGCATGAAAAATTCACACACACATTAAGAGAAGTTAAAGTCAGGCCCACCCAAATTGAATGTCAGTTCCACACCATTCAAACTGCTAAAACAAGAGGCCTGTTTCAATCATTTTTATAGGGGGATGGGACAAATCGCCTTCGGCACTTTTTCTGATGCTTTCTCCTCTGACTTGGAAATAATAATTGTGGCTTCAACAGCCCTTTGAGAAAAACCTTAGCAGTTTAAAACTTAACAATAGGGTCTTACCGGAGATGCTCAAGTGCCAGTGCAGTCTGGTCAAAGTCCCCAGACTCATCAAACACCACATGGAGCTCCTGCAGAGGCAATTTGTACAGAGTGGCCTCTAGGAGGGTGTTCATGGCCTCCTCTGTCAGCTCACAGCCTCTTGTCTCACACTGCAGGGGCACCACCAGCTTCACCTGGGCTTTCAGCTCTTTATAGTTCACATCCACCACCTGAAGAAAGGGGAACAAGTATGAGGTTGTAACCTTCATATGACAATTTTTCATGGGTGAATGGTTAGGCTACTTCTGCTTCACTGGTCAGATCCAACCATCTGTATAACATTGGAAaaaatagctgtttcgcattgtTTAACCAGACATCTGGATTCAGATTCACTATAAAACTGCATCCAGAGTACAAGTGTTCCAATTCATTCATGCAGAGTACAAAGCACAGCTTCTTTTAGACATGTCTCTTGCTGGGCAATCTTTCAGGTCGAAGTGACTTACCTCCACTAGCACATCAAACACGTCTGTGCACCACTGTGCCTGCCAGTCACAAGGCTCCAGAACCTTCTCCAGGTAGTCAGCTGTGAAGGCCTTCACCTCTGATGTTTTACAATCACCTGTCCAAAACAACAGCAGTCAGTTTTATTTACTTTTATTTCCGATTTGTCACTGGGAGCCTTGAAAATCGATCAATATGGTTGTAGAATAGATGTAAGACCGTAGGAAGGTTACATACCTAGCATGTAGTCTTGATAGGCTTTGAATCGCTCGTAATAAAGTAGTTCATTTGTCTGAAAGGTGTCAGGAAGGGATGCATCTCCTATGCGTTCAGCACGTTGCAACTGAGTACCAGCTATATCAGTGTTGAAGTAGTCTGTGCCGCTgtcaccatcctcctcctcctcattctgGAAAAGTCCTGTGTTGGAAGAGAAAGTATAAGTTAGATTGATATCTAATTTTCTACTAGGTTGCATTGTGTAAAGTGGTTTCCTTTCCTTGTGCCCTCTCCTCCATCATTCACTGATCTGGCATGGCCTAGCAGCAGGTAATGATGAAGCCAGGGGAGATGAAAGATCCATTAATAAGTACTGAGTGAGACAACCATTTTTCTCCTCTATTCTTCTAACAGTTCTTTGAAATACAGCAAATAGGTTAATGAGATATACCTAGCCTTATTTGCTGTTATGAGTCAACGGTTGGTGGAGTTGCATGTTTCgctagttacagtacagtaacgTTAGTTAGATAACGTTACTTAATTTActtacctagctaacgttagcttgctaacattattagccagttagctaggctagctgcaCGGTTGAAATGAGCAACAATAGTTATTAAACAAACCTTGTCTGACAACATCTCCTTGTCGCAAATTCAAATCTCTGACATCCTCTTTTAATTCGACATTTGACTCCAAATCCACTTTGTCGGGCTTGTCCTGTCCACTTTCACTTGAATCTGCTGTCGACCTCATTCCATCCGCCGCCTTGTCTCCTCCTGCTTCAAGCTGAGGCTCCGTCATACTAGATGAACAACCGTCTTCTTCAGCCATTGTAAAACTTTCAAACTAGCCACAGCAGAGGTCTAAATGTATAACAAAATCCAGCCCTGAGTAGTGAAATGACAGGGGAACTAGCTAACTAATGGTGcctttggtaaaaaaaaaaaaaatgcactttCACACAAACAACATTGTTGCTAATTTCAAAATTTCCCCGGTTTAGGGAGTCTCGACCAATGAGCATTGACGTTGGCTAAACGTGTGGGGTGGTTCCATTGATGGGCGTTACCAATAGTAAACCAGTTCTTTCTTTCTACATATGAGAGAAAATGTATCACAAATTGTAAATAATCTTTGATAATATGTTAAATCAGAGACATTTATATCCAAAGGAAATGCCTGGTCTTCCCTATAGCTTTGACCTGTTATATTGTTGCATATGGGAGGAAGCTGAGGTACACACTttgactattgagatgcagccctagCCACTGAAGTTCATACTATTGTCCAGTAGGTGTCAGCAGAAACATATTTTCAAGAGTTTTTCAAGTGAAATCAACCAGGTCAGATATGAAACAGATAAAGAGACATGATAGATTAATTGATCAATTAATATTTATTATCAATTACATCAGACAGTATTATCAAAGATTTAATTTATTTCAAAAGGGTTGAAGTGAGCTTGCTGGTGATGTAGAAAATAAATCCTCAGTAAGGAGCCAAATAGAGGCCTTTTGAGTTGAAAGATTGCATGTTCATATCTATTTTCTTGATAATTGTAAACCCTTGTGACAATATTCCAGTATGTTAAGTGTTATTTATCGTTTTTTGAGACCTTAATGTGTGAGGAACACATGTTCTGTGGGCGTTCACAGATGGGCTGTCATTTAGGCTGCTTCATTCTCCTGACAGCATGCCCACGTAGCCTACACGCTGGGTTAGAAACAACCCAGTTTAGTTGTTTTGGTAGCCCAGTGCTGGGTAAAAAGCGcagtgtcccatggtggcggtggggttatggtatgggcaggcataagctatgtacaacgaacacaattgcattttatcgaaggacatttgaatgcacagagataccttgacgagatcctgaggcccattgtcctgccattcaCCCGCCTCCATcagctcatgtttcagcatgataatgcactgccctatgtcgcaaggatctgtaaacaattcctggaagctgaaaatgtcccagttcttccatggcctgcatactcaccagacatgtcacccattgagcatgtttgggatgctctggatcgacgtgtaagacagggtgttccagttcctgccaatttccagcaacttcgcacaaccattgaagaggagtggtacAAAATTTCACAGGCCacgatcaacagcctgatcaactctatgcgaaggaaatgTCGCaccgcatgaggcaaatggtggtcacaccagatactgactggttttctgatccacgcccctacctttttttaaaggtatctgtgaccaacagatgcatatctctattcccagtcatgtgaaatccatagattagggcctagtgaATTTATTGActttgattgatttccttatgaactataacagtaaaatatttgaaattgttgcatgttgcatttatatttttgtttagtatagaaTTAGTATTTGACACAACTTTGCAAAGCCAGGTGCTCAGCCACAATATTAATATGAAAGTAGATGAAAATAATTTCCAGGAATAGTTTTCAGATATTACATTTTCATTTACTTTTGCCTTGGAAATTAATATTTTCTCACAGCAAAAATTGTGTTTAGAAAGAAATACAGAACACCCATATGCTTTCAAATGTTGTGTATTCTAAGGAATTCACAATTATAATCTTTATTTCACTATCTTTATAAACTGTCTGCTCAAACAGACCGAGTAGATAGGCATCATATGTCCTGTTTTTCCGTTCTCACATGCACTGAAAAACAACCAATAAAAACGCAGCTCTCGTTTTATGTAGGCTGCAGCCTATAAAAACGACATCTTCCTCCTCGTTTTCCGTCTTCACACGAACACCATGGCAATGTCAGCTTTAACAATTTAACATGTTATTGGCTGTTTAAGCTAATATAAAACAAATTGAGGAACCATGCAACCCGAATCTTTATTGCTGGGTGCTGGATCTTCCATGGCCGTCACTTCGCATTGGAAATCGAATGAGATGCTCAACTGGTCTGTGGTTACCCAGGGAAACGCCACAGCGCTTGGCGATATGGAGATGCCTGGTAACCCGCGTTCGCATTATGGACAATTCTCTCCGTCTACCTCCGTGTTCTTGGCGGTGCTCATGACGCTTCTTGTCTTCGCCACTGTGCTAGGCAACGCGCTTGTAATATTAGCCTTTGTAGTCGAGAAAAGTTTGCAAACTCAAGGGAACTTTTTCTTTTTGAATTTGGCCATAGCCGACTTACTCGTTGGTGAGTGCGTAAATGTATTGTGTGAGCAAATGCATTGTGTGCCATTGTTTTAAAGGTATACATACTGTTGCGCATGATTCATAAGCTACTGCTACTCATACATATTTTCTCTCTGTACTGTTCTATATTGCCAAAATAAGTGAAAACGCGTTTCATATGCGTGCTTAATATTCGTGCGTAAAATGTGTGTTCCATCCCACCTGTAGGAGGCTTTTGCATTCCGGTGTATATCCCTTATGTCATTACCGGCGAATGGAGACTCGGACGAGGTCTGTGCAAGATATGGCTGGTGGTGGACTATACTTTATGTACTGCATCAGTGTTCAACATCGTCCTGATCAGCTTCGACAGATTTATATCTGTCACACGAGCGGTGAGAAAGCATTTATGCACGGTTATCCTTTCCTGCGCAGGTTTCATTTTCAACTGACTGCTAGTGATATGGAAGTAATGAAATGTAAAGCAATATAAAAAATTATAGATGAAAGATTTTCTTTAGTGCACCAAGAACTTTGTGCACCCTATTTCAATAATGCCACCATTTCTTTATTTCTGTATTAGGTGAGCTACAGGTGTCAGAAAGGTGTGACGCGGGAGGCTGTTCTGAAGATGATGAGTGTGTGGCTGGCTGCTTTCCTACTCTATGGGCCAGCGATCATCATCTGGGAGTACATCACTGGTAGTAGCGTGGTGCCCGACAAAGAGTGCCACGCTGAGTTTTACTTCAACTGGTATTTCTTGATGACAGCATCCACTGTTGAGTTTTTCACCCCATTTGTTACTGTCATGTACTTCAACATCAGCATCTACATCAACATCAGGAGGCGGAACCAGGTGAGGGATGAGCAGCCTGTCGAGGGGCCTGGGGACTGTGAGATGGAGGCCCTCAAAGCTGGAGTTCAGCATGTATTCTTCGTCAGACCAGTGGAAGGTGAAGCTCCAAGGATCCCAGACAATGCTGCCAGGTTAGGAGGTATTCTCTCTACTGCTAAAGTGTCAGCAGTAACTGGGAACAGCAACCATGAGAGAAGTAAGGACAGCACTATTCTGGACCTTCCTCCACTGCAAGTGGGCGATATGGTCCAGCATTCCAGGAGGACGCGGTTCCAGTCTGCGGAGCACTCGTTCAGTAAACAGCGCAGCCGATCTGAAGTAGCTGCAAGTCGTTTTCGTCTCTCAAAGGACAAGAAGGTTGCCAAGTCACTTGCAgtgattgtgtgtgtatttggCCTGTGCTGG
Coding sequences within:
- the LOC121583277 gene encoding histamine H3 receptor, whose product is MQPESLLLGAGSSMAVTSHWKSNEMLNWSVVTQGNATALGDMEMPGNPRSHYGQFSPSTSVFLAVLMTLLVFATVLGNALVILAFVVEKSLQTQGNFFFLNLAIADLLVGGFCIPVYIPYVITGEWRLGRGLCKIWLVVDYTLCTASVFNIVLISFDRFISVTRAVSYRCQKGVTREAVLKMMSVWLAAFLLYGPAIIIWEYITGSSVVPDKECHAEFYFNWYFLMTASTVEFFTPFVTVMYFNISIYINIRRRNQVRDEQPVEGPGDCEMEALKAGVQHVFFVRPVEGEAPRIPDNAARLGGILSTAKVSAVTGNSNHERSKDSTILDLPPLQVGDMVQHSRRTRFQSAEHSFSKQRSRSEVAASRFRLSKDKKVAKSLAVIVCVFGLCWAPYTLLMIIRAVCHAQCVQHYLYEISFWLLWVNSSINPVLYPLCHTSFRKAFRKLLCTTKIKIQPQYMEQMY